In the Populus trichocarpa isolate Nisqually-1 chromosome 1, P.trichocarpa_v4.1, whole genome shotgun sequence genome, one interval contains:
- the LOC18094168 gene encoding protein HAIKU1, producing MDNSKNRQSDHLGVNKIGKNIKKSPLHQPNFANNPNRQQPQPQVYNISKNDFRNIVQQLTGSPSQEPLPRPPNNPPKPQSMRLQKIRPPPLTPINRPHVPPPFPAPAVAPPPVPYHNAFVRPGMLPPPSQFGLPSPTMMPPLTPGDSGWANTAESPISAYMRYLQNSIIDPGSWGNQTQPPRQPYPPLPQGPGQIQPQHQPPSGGLLPNPHLPPVPTPGANGPVPYMPNLPSPRMNGPPLLPSPTSQFLLPSPTGYMSLLSPRSPYPLLPPGIQFRPLTPNFAFSPMAQSGVLGPGPQPPPSPGFFPLSPSGFFPFSSPRWRDQ from the coding sequence atggataACTCGAAAAACAGGCAGAGTGATCATTTGGGTGTGAACAAGATAGGCAAGAACATAAAGAAGAGTCCTTTGCACCAACCCAATTTTGCTAACAATCCCAATCGGCAACAGCCTCAACCTCAGGTCTACAACATAAGCAAGAATGACTTTAGGAACATTGTTCAGCAACTAACCGGTTCCCCATCACAAGAACCCTTGCCTAGACCTCCCAATAATCCACCTAAGCCTCAAAGTATGCGGTTGCAAAAGATTAGACCGCCACCTTTAACACCTATTAATCGACCTCATGTTCCTCCTCCATTCCCAGCTCCAGCAGTGGCTCCACCTCCGGTTCCTTATCATAATGCCTTTGTAAGGCCAGGGATGCTGCCCCCGCCCAGCCAATTTGGGCTACCTTCTCCAACAATGATGCCACCATTGACACCTGGAGACTCAGGTTGGGCAAACACAGCAGAGTCTCCTATCTCGGCATACATGCGTTACCTTCAGAATTCAATTATAGACCCGGGTTCTTGGGGAAACCAAACTCAACCTCCACGACAACCCTATCCACCACTGCCACAAGGTCCAGGGCAAATTCAGCCTCAACATCAACCACCTTCTGGTGGTTTGCTTCCGAATCCACATCTGCCTCCAGTACCCACACCTGGAGCAAATGGTCCTGTCCCATATATGCCCAATCTCCCTTCCCCGCGAATGAATGGTCCTCCTCTTTTACCCTCGCCAACATCTCAATTTCTTTTGCCCTCTCCCActggttacatgagtttattGTCTCCCAGGTCACCTTACCCTCTACTTCCTCCTGGGATTCAGTTTCGTCCACTGACACCAAATTTTGCATTTTCACCAATGGCTCAGTCAGGGGTTTTAGGTCCAGGGCCTCAACCTCCACCTTCTCCAGGTTTTTTTCCGTTATCACCTTCAggttttttccccttctcaAGTCCAAGATGGAGAGATCAATAG